Part of the Terriglobales bacterium genome, AGCCGGTGCGCTGTAACCGCTGGTTGCAGTTACTTCAACCTGTGTCGTGTTCGCCGCCAAACTCAAAGTAATATCAACAGTCCGGACGGCGCCGACGGTCAGGACTAATCCAGTGATCCCTCTCTCATGGAAACCGGTTGCTGTTGCCACCACGCGATAACTTCCTGCTGCAAGATTTTGCGCAGAATAAACTCCAGCAAAGTTCGTCTCTGAGTTTCGTATCGCGCCGGTAGCTTCATTGGTGATGCTGATGGTTGCGTGGGGAATGACCGAATCTGTTGGATCACTGACCGTGCCCTGAAGGGTTGCGCCTTCCGCCTGGCACCACGAAGTGCCGCGAACGCTCAGCAGCATGAGGCAAAGCAGTGACACCTGGAAGAATTGCCGCCCATACCCTGAACAAAGCCAATTGCGTTGGGCGGCTGTGCCCGCTGCTGAAGCTGATCTCTGGAAAAACAGGCTTTCTTGATTGAAGGATTGATGCGGTCTGCCACTGGCCCGCGACGTACCTGTCTTCGATAGGGACATGAAGAATACCTCGTTTCAGATAGATTTCTTACTTCCGGTGAGGGAATGCCGGTCTTTCCGGTGACCGTTCAGCACAATAAATTGCCGGAATGAACCAATCCTGAACAAAAGATGAAAATTCATTCATGCACTGACGGCCTCAGTAGCCATGAGAGAGTTCATTCACTCTGGCATGCTGGCCTACCTTATCTGGCCCTGAGTGTTCTTCGATTTTCTGAAGTTCCTCTTTTACCATTTGCTGGGGGAGCGGCAGGAAAACTCCTTCTTTCTCCACATCCTGCTGCCCCTGTTTGCTCAGGACAAATCTCAAAAATTCCCTGATCTTCGGGTCGAGTGCCTGTCCTGGAGCGAGGTTCAAGTAAATGTAAACAACGCGGCTCAAGGGATACGTCTGGGGTACCACCTCCTGGAATGTACCTTTGTAGTAGGGGCCGTTATCGTTGACGGCCAGAGCAAGCGGCTGCGTGCCTTTTATGACGCTGCTGAATCCCGAGTAGCCAATGGCGTAAGGGTCAGCAGCGACGCCTTGCGCGATCGCGTCGAGAGCAGGCAGGGAACCGACAGTCGTGCGTTCGGTGATGCCGTCTTTGTATTCACCGTTTTCCAATACCCGCTCCTGCACAAAGTTGGCAATACCATTGGGCCGAATCAGGCCCCAGAGATGGATCGGTTTGTTGACCCATTCACCTTTCGCCCCCACATCACCCCAAGTGGTCACCTCTTTGTAGCCGCGCTTGCGGGTCTTGGAATAAATTGCGTCCAATTGCGCAAACGTAAGCTTGTGAATCGGGTTCTGGGCGTTGACCAGGAATGCAATCGCATGGGTCTTGCCCGGAGTCCGAAAGCTGCCCCCGGCGACCCTCACTGCGAAGGGCGCGTATCCGAATTTTTGCTGGAAGGGAGCGATCTCGTTGGGCAGCATCTCGCGCGCAACCGGACCGAGCTGGGCCCTGCCTTCGGTGAGCGCAGGAGCGGCTGTGCCCGAGGCCTTAGCTTCCATGTCAATGGTGACATCAGGATACATCTGGCGGAAATCGGCGATCCATAGCTTCATTAATGCTTCCATGGTGTCGGCGCCCACACTTTTCATAGACCCGGAGAGGGTTCCAGCGCTCTTATAAACAGGGAGATTGGGGTTGGCTTTGGCGTGCAGCGTCTCGTTAAATTTTGGGTGCTCGGCGGCCAACGCAGACATACACAGAAGAACCACACCAACAAAAAACAATTGCACTCGTCGCATTTTGCTTCTCCAGTTTGTCATGAGTCACATGCTGATTTACACGTTCAATTCCCGGCTTTCTTGGCCCGTGTTACTACATACCCGCAGGATTAAACGATTCTGAACCGAAGATAAAAACTTGTTCAGAAATAAAAAGCGAATGTCGGGACAACCTGCTTTGCGATATGCTGGGCGCTCATGCCGACCGCTGCAACCCTCTTCGTGCCACGCCTTTTCGTACTTGCGTCCTTGTTTTTACTTCCGTTTGCAATGAATGCACAGGAGCGGACTGGTTCCAAGTTGCTTGCGGGCACGATTGACACAATTGTGCGCAAGCAGATGCAGATGCACAGGATTCCTGCGTTATCAATTTCAGTAATGCGCAACGGTAAGACCGTATTTTCGCGGGCCTATGGATGGGCCGATCTCGAGAATCAGACGCCCGCCACTCGCGATACGCTGTACCGTATCGGGTCCATCGCAAAACCGATCACCTCGACTGCCGCGATGGTCCTGTCGCAACAAGGCAAGCTCAACCTCGATGCGCCCATTCAGGATTACTGCCCCGCATTTCCCCAGAAACCATGGAGGGTTACGACTCGACAGTTGCTGTCGCATTTGAGCGGCGTTCGGAATTTTCGCGCCGACTCCGGCGCAGTTCCGGAGTTATTCAGCGACATCCATTACGCGAACATCACCGACAGCCTGGCCATCTTTGCGGATGATCCTCTGATTGCCGCGCCCGGCACAAAGTTCGAGCCCAGCAACTACGGATACGATGTAATAGGTTGCGTGCTGGAGGGAGCATCAAAAAAGCCGTTTTCTGACTTGCTTCAGGAAGTAGTCTTCAAACCGGCAGGGATGGTTGCAACCCGGACCGATGATGTTTTTGAGATTGTTCCGCACCGCAGCCGCTCGTATTCACTCGCATCGAACGGCAATATTCAGAATGCGCGCCCCACTGACACCAGCAACAAGGTTCCGGGAGGAGGGCTGTTGTCCACCGCTGACGATCTTACCCGCTTCGCCATGGCGCTTGAATCGGGGAGGTTGCTGGACCCAACACTCATTCAACAAATGTGGACGCCACAGTTCACCACTGACGTCACACCCACCAATTATGGTCTGGGGTGGATGATTCGGAGCTATGAGGGAGTGCAGGTCATGGCCCATACCGGTGAGCAGCCGGGTGCGAGCTCGATCCTTTATCTCATTCCCAACCGGAAGCTTGCATTCGCAGTGTTGACCAATGCTGATGCCGCCGGATTATGGAAGCTGGCAGATCAGCTCGCAGGCGTGCTTACCCATCCCGACAGGAAGTCGCCCGTGAAAGGTCGTTGATCAGGCGTCTTTTTATTCGAGCTTTTTCAGTTCCTGTTGTGCATATGCTTCGGGCAGAGGCAGGAAAATTCCATCTTGAACCACGGCCTGCTGGCCTTCCCGGCTGAGAATGTATCGCACGAACTCTTTCAGGACTGGATTGAGCGGTTTTCCCGGCGTCCGATTCGCGTAAATATAGATGACGCGACTCAGCGGATATTTCTGCTCCGCTACTTCCTCGAACGTGCCTTTGTAATAAGGACCTCCATTTGTTTTCGCCAGTGCCAGCGGTTTTACGCCATCGTTGAGATAGCCAAAGCCGGCATAACCAATCGCATATGGATCAGAAGCAACCATGGAGGCCAGCGGAAACACCGTGTCTTGCACCGTGATCCCGTCTTTCCACTGTCCATCGCCAAGAATGCGCAAACGCAGGAAGTGCTCAAAGCCGTTCGGTTCTTTCACTCCAACGAGGTGGATCGGTTTATCCGCCCAGTCCCCCTTTAAGCCAAGCTGCCCCCATTTCGTGATATCTTCCTTCCCGCCGCGATTTCTGGTTTTGGAATAAATCGCGTCAATCTGGTTGAAAGAGAGTTTTTCAAGAGGGTTCTGCTTGTTCACAAAGAACGTCAGGGCGTCGGTAAAGGCCACGGTCCGGTAACTTCCCCCAGCGATAGCAACCTCAAGGGGCTTATACCCGAACTTTTGTTCGAATGGGGTTTCTTCCTTCTCCATCATCTCGCGCGCGATGAGTCCAAATTCCGCGGTTTGCTCGGTAAGCACCGGTCCGGCAGCGCCCGATCCTTCGATGGAGGCTTTTATTTCGACATTCGGATAATACTTCCTGAATCCTTCGATCCATAGAGCGACAAGTCCCGGAGTGGTATCAGATTGAACTCCGTTGAGCGAGCCCGAGAGCTGGCCGCGCGGCTTGTAGGCAGGAAGTTTTGGATCAAGAGTGGCATGGAAGGTTTCAGGGTTAGGCCTGGCATGCGGCGGTCTTTCCGAAAACATCGGGACCGCCCATGCCAATACGAAAACCATCAGTAGAGTTTGCTTCATGCAATCCCCCTTTTTAACGCTTGGAATTCTAACGCCGGGAAAAGTCTATTCAATTTGGAATGTGAGAACCTTGGCCCCAACTTTTCCTTCGCCGGGAGACACCGCGACATACAGCCGGTTCAGTTGAGGTACCAGCAGAGCAGTTTTCGCTCCTACAGCGCTTGGGACCTTGGAGATCAGCTCATAGTGATCGGGATCTTTTTGCTGATAGACGCCAATATAGCCTTCTCCGCCGGTGATGTAGACGCGGTGGCGCTGCGCATCAAAAGCAACGTCATCGGCTCTTTCGGGTGCAGGAAGGCTGGCGACCGATTTCCCGGTGGAGGTATCGAAGACCACCAGCATTCCAGGTTTGCGGCACACGACGAATAGTCTGTGGTTAGGCTCGTCCAGAGCTATCGGCGAGTTTTGCTGGCACTCGTTGACTGGCCAGCGATCAATGATTTGGCGTTTGTTTTTGTCAACGACGGCAATGTGGTTTTGATCGGTAACATTGATAAACAATCTTTGCCCACTCTGCTCAATGGCCATTGCCTCGACGTGGTTGGCGTCAAAGGGAATATCTCCGAGGTGCTTGCCGTTGACCGGATCAACAATGGATAAAAAAGAGTGATCCATCTGCACATCTTTGCCGCCGGTAACGATATAAAGTTGATGAGCGCCACGGTCAAAGCCGATGGAATCCGCGCCTTGTGTAATTTGTACGGTCTTGATTACCTTGAAGCTATTGGCGTCCAGAATCTTGGAAAGACCTTTGCCGCTGTCGGTAACAAGCAACCGGTCGGCTTGCGGCATGAAAAGAAAGCTGTGAGGAGCTTCGAAGCCCTCAATGGTCCGCATCTTCGTTCCACTGTTCAAATTGAAAACTTCTACTGTGCCGTGGTCTTCCGCGGCCAGGAACAGGCGCTTGCCATCCAGATCTACGGCGAAGTGGTCAAAATCGCCGGAATAGTTGGGCAGATCAACGGATTGGACGAGTTTGAGAGGGGCATCATCCACTGATTTCGCCTGTGGAGTCATAGCAAGCAAGAAAGCAAAGAGAGCTAATAAAAGTTTTTTCATGGTCAATCCCTTTCCAACAGAGATTCCCAGACACTACGCAAGATGTATGACTCTCTTCTGAAAGCAAAATGAAATTCTGTTCAGAATTAGCGGCACCATGAATCAGCAAAATTTCCCTTTTTAGTTCATGCGGTGTTCGGCGATACGTTATGATTGGGTCGTATCGAAATGCGCATTCTCTTGATTGAAGACGAAGTAAAGATGTCTGGCTTCATCAAACGGGGATTGGTCGCAGAGCGGTATGCAGTAGACGCAGCGCGCGACGGGCGCAGCGGACTCGAACTCGCTACTACATATCAGTACGATCTGATCATCCTCGATCTGATGTTACCCGAACTCGACGGCAGTGAAGTGTTGCGAAAGCTCAGGCGCCAAAATTCTGCTGTTCCTGTCCTTATTCTCTCCGCCCGCGACGCGGTGCAGGACAAGGTGGCCAACCTCGAACTGGGGGCTGACGATTACATTACCAAGCCTTTTGCCTTTGCCGAATTGCTCGTAAGAGTAAAAGCGCTCATGAGAAGAGGGCCGGTAAACCGAGCCAGCACGGTGCGAATTGGCGATTTGGAACTCGACCGGCTGACCCAACAGGTAAAAAGAGGTGGGCACCGCATCGAACTTACCGCCAAAGAATATGCTCTTCTGGAATACCTGATGACCAATGCCGGCCGTGTACTCTCACGCAACATGATTATCGAACACGTGTGGGACCAGAGTTTCGACGGGATCACCAACATTGTGGATGTGTACATTCGGCATCTTAGAAACAAAGTGGACAGCGGACATGATCTCAAGTTGCTGCGCACCGTGCGCGGCGTGGGCTACAGTATCCGGGAAGGGGTGGAAGCATGAACATCCACTCGTTGCGCTTTCGCATGGCGGTCTGGTACGCGGGAGTTCTGGGAGTTTGCCTGGTCCTCTTTAGCGTCAGCGTATATCTGGGGCTTTCCGGTTACCTGAACAGAAGCTTGCGAAATTCTCTTCTCGACGATGCCCAATCCATTGGCGACAAGCTGCTGGTAGATGTTGACCGCAAAGGCGAGGCTTTTGTGGTTGGAGAACTTAACGAGATGGCGCCGGAGATCACCGGCCGTTTCATTCGCGTTACACGCAGCAATGGCACGGTGATGTACGTCTCGCCCGCGCCTCTCGATAAGCGTTTTGATCCTGCCCTGGTTCCTCCGGTCAAAGGGACTGTGCGTAGTGAGCTCTGGCGTGAAGAACACGGAGCCGCCCATTACGGCGTACTGATTACCGCCATTCCCTTTGTTAATCGGGACGGCCGCTCTTTCCTGATCGAAGTTGGAGCTTCTTCCGAAGCCAGTGAAACCGTGTTGCATGCGCTCGTCCTTATGCTTGCGCTAGGGATGCCGCTCATTATCGCGGGCGCGGTTTCCGGCGGCTACATCGTGATGAAGCGCGCTTTGAAGCCGCTTGATGAGATCACACAGAGGGCCGAGAAGGTCAGCTCCCACAACTTCGGGGAGCGCTTGCCTGTGGTCCACACCGGGGATGAAATCGAACGGCTCACGACGTCGCTGAACCGCATGATGACGCGCCTGGAAGAATCGTTCCAACACATCTCCCGCTTCTCGGCCGATGTCTCGCATGAGTTGCGTACACCGCTTGCGATCTTGCGGGGTGAGCTGGAATCCGTTGCCGAGCACCAGCAGCTTTCCCCGCAGATGCTTGAGACCATTGGCAGCGCCTTGGAGGAAATTGAGCGTCTCACCAAGATCGTGAATCACTTGCTCGAGATATCGCGTTTAGAAGCAGGCCAGGCGGTTCCGGAATCTGTAGTGATTGATTTGGGCGAGCTGGCCATGAGCACAGCGGAACAGATGCGATTGCTGGCGGATGAGAAATCCATTCACGTCCTCTATCTCATTGCGCCTGACGTTATGGTGAGAGGTGACTCGGCGTTATTGAAAGAGGTTGTCGTCAACTTGTTGGACAACGCATTCAAATACACGCCGGACGAAGGCTCTGTGCGCCTGATTGTTGAGACGAACGATAAGCATTCGGTGCTGGAGGTTCAGGATACTGGAGTGGGCATTCCCACAGAAGCATTGCCCCACATCTGTGAGCGTTTTTACCGCGCCGATAAAGCTAGGTCACGGCATTCTGGCGGTGCCGGTCTGGGACTTTCAATTGTGAAGTCCATTTGCACGGTTTTAGGCGGAGAGATAAAAGTTTCCAGCAAAGAAGGGGAGGGGACCCTGGTGCGTATTGAATTGCCGCGAATACCAGCGAAAAAAGCAGAACCAGCCAGTGCCGATCCCTTGCTCGGAGCATTGTCTTCGTTGCGAAGAGATTGAATCTTCGCAATATGTTACAGCCGCTCCCTTGGGGTTAGGCAGTGTTAAAAGCAGTCTCAAATTCGTCCTCTTTTTTCTTGCGCCCGGCGCAGAAGTCATACTTAACACCCCCGGCGGAATCTGAAAGTATTTTCATTCAGGCTTCAGCGTCGCTTCATTATCAAATCCTACGATTATTCGGGTTTTAAGAAACAGTCATAGATTAATGATGAATGCACTCGTCTTTCGTAACCAGTGCAACGGGGGAAAAAGAAGAATGAAGAAACCGCAAATTGCGGTGACGCTGTTTTTGGCCTGCAGTGTAATTGTGACCGCGCAGACGGAGCTTCCCAAGAAATCCAGGAACTCTGCAGCCAAGTCCGCTGCGGGCAAGCGGGGTGCAGCCAAGCAGGGCGCAACAAAGAAAAGCGCTACCAAAATCAAGCATGCCCTGCTCATCAGCATTGATGGTCTTCATGCACTCGACCTCGCGACCTACATAGCGAACCGGCCCGATTCGACTCTCTCCCAACTCAGCAAACGAGGAATCATTTACTCGAATGCGTCAACTCCGATTGCAGACTCCACGCCGGGACTGCTGGCGTTGGTTACCGGGGGGACTCCAAACTCGACCGGCGTTTACTACAGCGATGGATACGATCGCACCCTGTCTCCGCCCAAATCGGGATGCGCGACCCGGGGCGCAGTCATCACTTTTGACGAAACCGCAGACAAGGACCCCGACGCCGAAGATGCTGGCGGAGGAATGGATCCAGAGAAGATGGCCCTCGATCCTCAGAAGAATTGTTCACCGGTATTTCCCCACAATTTTTTGCGCGTCAACACAATCTTTGAAGTCGTGAAGAAGAGCGGTGGCAAGACGGCTTGGTCTGATCAGCATCCGACTTTTGGCGATTTCCTGCTGGGTCCCTCGGGAACCGGCGTTGATGATCTCTATACGCCGGAAGCACACGCGCCAGGAGTGAAGAAGGGCATTGCCGGTGCTGAAAAACACGACGCATTGAAAGTGCAGGCGGTGCTCAATCAGATCAAAGGGCTTGACCACACGGGCGCCAGACAGAGCGGCGTTCCCAAGCTCTTTGGAATGACGTTCATCACCGTGAGCGTGGTGCAAAAATTGGCGGGAAACGGGTACCTGGATGGCAGGGGCACACCCAGTCCAGGACTGCAAGGTGCGATGGACTGGACGGACAACGCCATCGGCCAAATGGTAAAAGAACTTAAAGACCAGAGTATTTTTGACTCTACACTGATCGTCATAAGCGCCAAGCACGGCCAGTCTCCGATCGATCAAACCAAACGCAAGCTGATGGACGAAGGCACTGTTCCCGATATTGTCGAATGGGTGCAAAAGGGATTGCTCGCCCACTCCACCGTGGATACAGTCGCATTTCTTTGGCTGAAAGATCAGAGCAAAACAGCAGAGGTAGTGAAGGCCATAGAAACAAAACAAGTGGAAGCGGGAATTCAGGAGATATATTCCGGCGAATCTTTGAAGCTCAAATTTCCTGATCCTCAACACGATCCACGCGCGCCCGACATTATCGTTCAGCCCATTTTGGGAGTGATGTACAGCGAGCCCAGCACCAAACTTGCGGAGCACGGAGGGTTCCTCGAGCAGGATACGAACGTTGGTCTGTTGGTCTCCATACCGGGAGCGCAAGGGCAAACCGTCAAGACCCCGGTTGCAACCACCCAGGTTGCGCCCACGATTCTTAAAGCATTGGGTTTAGATCCAAATTCTTTGCAGTCGGTCCAGCTGGAACACACTGAGGTGCTGCCATGGTTGCCGCTGCAATAAGCATAGTTCGATCGCAAGGAAGGCTAATTTGATGACGACAACAAACGTTCTACCTCAGCCGCAAGCTTCTCCTGGGCCTCAGACGGCAAAGCCTGGCTCATCGCGTGGAGGAGTCAGCACCTTTTTGGTTTACCTGTTCGAAAAGATGGCGCCCGATCCATATGTCTTTGCCGTGATTCTCACCTTCGCAACCGCGATTTTGGCATATACATTGACAGGCAATTCTTCTGTTCGTGATATCGGAGTGGCCTGGTATAACGGCGTCTTCAATATCCTGACGTTCGCATTTCAGATGGTGCTGGTGGTGGTGACCGGGTATTCCTTGGCCACTTCACCATGGGTCCACAAGCTTCTCGAAAAAATTTCTTCTCTTCCAAAAACTCCGCGCGATGCAGTTTCGCTGACCATCGTGATCGGCATGCTCGCCTCCTGGATCAACTGGGGTTTTGGCCTGGTCGTCGCAGGTTTGCTGGCGCGCGAGATTGCAAAACGCGTGCGCCTCGATTTTGGCTGGCTGGTGGCCGCCGCCTACACCGGCTTTGTCATTTCTACGGAGGGCCTGTCGGGCTCGATTGCGCTGTCGCAAGCGACTCCTGGCTCAGCGCTCAACCTGGTGGAGAAAATCGCCGGGCATAGCTTGCCTTTGACCCAGACCATTTTTACCCGCATGAATCTGGTGCCTGTCATCGCATTGTTCGTTTTGCTGCCAATTATTTTCCGGTATACCGAGCCTGCACCGGAGGACTCGGTCATTGTGGACCCGGAACGATTGCGCACCGAAGACCAGCGGAAACAGGCTACGGAAAAAACCGGCACCCTTGCAGCCTGGCTGGATCGCGCCTGGATCCTCAATATTTTGCTGGTCGCGTTTGGTGCAGCGGCGCTGGCAGGGCATTGGCGTCAAGCCGGGTTCTCTTTCGATATCAATTCAGTCATCCTTATTTTTTTGCTGCTCGGGTTGCTGTTTCACTGGAGACCGATTGCTTACGTGGACGCGGTAAAAAACGCCGCCCGGATCACAGGGCCGCTGATTCTTCAATATCCGCTCTATGGAGGAATCATGGGAATCATGACCGCTACCGGATTGGCAGGCGTGATCTCAAAAGCGTTCCTGTCATTTTCGACCGCGACAACTCTGCCATTCTGGACGTACATATCGTCTTTAATTATCACGTTTTTCATTCCCAGTGGCGGCGGTCATTGGGCGGTCCAGGGACCTTTTATATTGCCGGCGGCAAGAGATCTTCACGCTTCCATGGCAGGAACCACGATGGCAGTGGCCATGGGGGAGTCTGTGGCAAATATGATACAGCCCTTCTTTGCTCTGCCCATTCTGGCCATCGCGGGTATTGGCATGCGGCGGATGATGGGATTTATGGTCATTACTTTTGTGGTCGCGCTGGTCGCGTTTGGCCTGGCCTTGCTGTTCTTAGTTCCTAAGGCCTGAGGGGCCGTTGTAGTGGGTAAGTCATGGGTTATTTGAAATCGTGCACGTGGGGAAAGTGATACAGAACTTGTCATAGATATGGATTTGGCACCTATTGGGTAGACCTGAATGTTTCCTGAATCAGGCAAAGGAGAAATTCTAAAGGAGAGAATTCTTATGTATAAAATGGCCCATATCGCGTTCGCTGTTGTTCTTGTGCTCTGTTTGAATGGCGCTCTTTACTCCCAGTCCACAAACGCTTCACTGACCGGTTACGTTAGCGATCCGAGCAAGGCAGTGATCCCGGATGCCAAAGTAACTGCCATCAACGTAGGCACGAACATACGTTATGAGGCAATGACCAACGCCTCGGGCGGGTATACCATCGCGAACCTGCCGCCCGGTACCTATCGCATTCAGGTCGAGAAACCTGGATTCAAGACAGTCGTCAAGTCTGACGTTGATCTTCACGTGCAAGATACGCTCGCCATCAACTTCGAGATCGGAGTAGGGGCGACATCGGAGGTTGTAACCGTAGAAAGCGGAACTCCGCTGATGCAACTCGAGTCTTCTTCGGTCGGCAACGTTGTGGATTCGCATACCGTCGTTGATTTGCCCCTGAACGGGCGCGACTGGACCTTGCTTGTAACGCTGGAGCCTGGTGTCGCCCAGGTGCGCACGCAGAAGCCGCTGGCGATCAGTAACGATCGCCCGAACCGCGGCCTGGGATCGGAGGTCACTATCGGCGGCAATCGTCCTCAACAGAACAACTACCGCCTCGATGGCGTCAGCATTAACGACTACGCTTCCGGCGCGCCCGGCAGCATACAGGGCGCCGTGCTTGGCGTGGATGCGGTGCAGGAATTTTCCGTGGTTACCAGTAACGCGCCCGCCGACTACGGCAAAACCTCTGGCGGCGTCATCAACGCGGCTTCGCGTTCGGGCACGAACTCCTTTCATGGTACGGGCTATGAGTTTCTGCGCAACAATGTGTTTGATGCGCGCAATTTCTTCGACACAGTAAACGGGAAAGCGATAAGGCCTCCATTTAAACGGAACCAATTTGGTGGGTCTGCAGGCGGGCACATCGTCAAGGACCGTACGTTCTTCTTCGCCGATTACGAGGGGCTGCGCCAGAGCCAGGGCAACACCAATGTTGATAACGTGCCCTCAGTGGCGGCACGCTCGGGCCAGCTTGCTGCCGGCAACGTGACGGTTGATCCGCTGGTTGTGCCGTACCTGAATCTATTTCCGCTTCCCAACGGTATTGTGAATGGAGATACCGGCCAATTCAGCTTTGTTGCCCAGCAGGTCACAAATGAGGATTTCGTCACCGGCCGCATTGATCACAAGCTCTCCGAATCCGACAGTCTTTTTGGAACTTATGTGTTTGATCGGGGCGAGACAACCAGTCCCGATACCTACAACTTCAAGAATATCGGAACCAAATCGCGCCGCCACACGTTTGCGTTGGAGGAGTCACACACCTTTTCTCCGGCGCTGGTCAATGTGGCGCGCTTTGGTTTCAATCGAACTGTATCCATCGCGCCGACGACTCTGAGCGCGATTAATCCCGCGGCTGCGAGCACATCGCTTGGCTTCGTGCCTGGACTCCCGGTGGGCCTTATCAACGTGACCGGTCTCACTAACTTCCAAGGCGGCCTGAGGGCGGTGGGGGAATTCGATTTTCACTACAACTCTTACCAGGTCTACGATGACCTCTACTGGACCCGGAGCAAGCATTCGCTAAAACTGGGCTTCTACGCCGAGCACATCCAGTCAAACCAGCTCGGTACGGCGAACCCCAACGGACAATATATATTTGGCGGGCTGGCGGCATTCCTGACCAACCACCCCACCAGCTTCAATGCACCCATCAGCTCGGCCATCTCTCCGCGTGATCTCCGCCAGGATATCTACGGCGGATACGTTCAAGACGATTACAAGTTCAGGCCGAACCTTACTTTTAACCTCGGTCTCCGTTACGAGATGGCCACGGTGCCGACTGAAAGTTCCAATCGGCTGTCAACGCTGGTCAACCTGAATACGGATACTACTCCGAGACTCGGTTCGCCGTACTTTTCCAATCCTACGCTCAAAAATTTTGCGCCGCGCGTCGGCTTCGCGTGGGACCCGTTTGGCACGGGCAAAACTTCGGTCCGGGGCGCATTTGGAATCTATGATGTTCTGCCCCTGCCATATCAGTTCGAGCTTATTTCACTGCTCTCCGCGCCTTTTTCTCTGGCAGGAAATGTCACGCCGGCGCCAGTGGGATCATTTCCGACAGGTGCGTTTAACCAGTTGACCGTGACGACCCTTCGCAATGGCTACGTTCAGCAGAACCCGCATCGCAACTATGTCGAGCAATGGTCCTTTAACGTGCAGCGCGAGTTGGCGCGAAATTTCACGGTAACCCTGGGATACATCGGCTCACACGGTGTTCACCAACCGTTCCATGTGGATGACATTAATGTTGTCCAGCCGACGCTCACCCCAGCCGGCTTCGCCTGGCCTGCCTCCACTATTGGGACAACGAGACTGAATCCGAATGTCAGGCAAATCAGCGCCGTCACCTGGAACACCTCTTCGGTTTACCACGGCCTGAATGTGGAGGCGATCAAGCGTCTAAGCCACGGCTTCCAGATCCAGACCTCCTATACGTTCTCCAAGAGCATTGACACCAGCTCCTCGGGGATCGCGGGAGATACGTTTGGCAACTCTGTCTCAAGCCTGCCGGCCTTCGACGCAAAAGTAAGACGCGGGCTTTCTGACTTCGATGTTCGCCACGTGCTCATGATCAATGGTCTGTGGATGATTCCGAGTCCAAAGTCGTGGAGCGGAGTCCCCAAATGGCT contains:
- a CDS encoding alkaline phosphatase family protein yields the protein MKKPQIAVTLFLACSVIVTAQTELPKKSRNSAAKSAAGKRGAAKQGATKKSATKIKHALLISIDGLHALDLATYIANRPDSTLSQLSKRGIIYSNASTPIADSTPGLLALVTGGTPNSTGVYYSDGYDRTLSPPKSGCATRGAVITFDETADKDPDAEDAGGGMDPEKMALDPQKNCSPVFPHNFLRVNTIFEVVKKSGGKTAWSDQHPTFGDFLLGPSGTGVDDLYTPEAHAPGVKKGIAGAEKHDALKVQAVLNQIKGLDHTGARQSGVPKLFGMTFITVSVVQKLAGNGYLDGRGTPSPGLQGAMDWTDNAIGQMVKELKDQSIFDSTLIVISAKHGQSPIDQTKRKLMDEGTVPDIVEWVQKGLLAHSTVDTVAFLWLKDQSKTAEVVKAIETKQVEAGIQEIYSGESLKLKFPDPQHDPRAPDIIVQPILGVMYSEPSTKLAEHGGFLEQDTNVGLLVSIPGAQGQTVKTPVATTQVAPTILKALGLDPNSLQSVQLEHTEVLPWLPLQ
- a CDS encoding TIGR00366 family protein, yielding MTTTNVLPQPQASPGPQTAKPGSSRGGVSTFLVYLFEKMAPDPYVFAVILTFATAILAYTLTGNSSVRDIGVAWYNGVFNILTFAFQMVLVVVTGYSLATSPWVHKLLEKISSLPKTPRDAVSLTIVIGMLASWINWGFGLVVAGLLAREIAKRVRLDFGWLVAAAYTGFVISTEGLSGSIALSQATPGSALNLVEKIAGHSLPLTQTIFTRMNLVPVIALFVLLPIIFRYTEPAPEDSVIVDPERLRTEDQRKQATEKTGTLAAWLDRAWILNILLVAFGAAALAGHWRQAGFSFDINSVILIFLLLGLLFHWRPIAYVDAVKNAARITGPLILQYPLYGGIMGIMTATGLAGVISKAFLSFSTATTLPFWTYISSLIITFFIPSGGGHWAVQGPFILPAARDLHASMAGTTMAVAMGESVANMIQPFFALPILAIAGIGMRRMMGFMVITFVVALVAFGLALLFLVPKA
- a CDS encoding carboxypeptidase regulatory-like domain-containing protein, which gives rise to MYKMAHIAFAVVLVLCLNGALYSQSTNASLTGYVSDPSKAVIPDAKVTAINVGTNIRYEAMTNASGGYTIANLPPGTYRIQVEKPGFKTVVKSDVDLHVQDTLAINFEIGVGATSEVVTVESGTPLMQLESSSVGNVVDSHTVVDLPLNGRDWTLLVTLEPGVAQVRTQKPLAISNDRPNRGLGSEVTIGGNRPQQNNYRLDGVSINDYASGAPGSIQGAVLGVDAVQEFSVVTSNAPADYGKTSGGVINAASRSGTNSFHGTGYEFLRNNVFDARNFFDTVNGKAIRPPFKRNQFGGSAGGHIVKDRTFFFADYEGLRQSQGNTNVDNVPSVAARSGQLAAGNVTVDPLVVPYLNLFPLPNGIVNGDTGQFSFVAQQVTNEDFVTGRIDHKLSESDSLFGTYVFDRGETTSPDTYNFKNIGTKSRRHTFALEESHTFSPALVNVARFGFNRTVSIAPTTLSAINPAAASTSLGFVPGLPVGLINVTGLTNFQGGLRAVGEFDFHYNSYQVYDDLYWTRSKHSLKLGFYAEHIQSNQLGTANPNGQYIFGGLAAFLTNHPTSFNAPISSAISPRDLRQDIYGGYVQDDYKFRPNLTFNLGLRYEMATVPTESSNRLSTLVNLNTDTTPRLGSPYFSNPTLKNFAPRVGFAWDPFGTGKTSVRGAFGIYDVLPLPYQFELISLLSAPFSLAGNVTPAPVGSFPTGAFNQLTVTTLRNGYVQQNPHRNYVEQWSFNVQRELARNFTVTLGYIGSHGVHQPFHVDDINVVQPTLTPAGFAWPASTIGTTRLNPNVRQISAVTWNTSSVYHGLNVEAIKRLSHGFQIQTSYTFSKSIDTSSSGIAGDTFGNSVSSLPAFDAKVRRGLSDFDVRHVLMINGLWMIPSPKSWSGVPKWLASGWQPGGILTLTSGLPFTTTIGGDPLGLKSADPYAFPDRIAGCSPVNGSFKTTPNGPHYLNTACFSFPVTDLPSNTTLPRLLGNAGRNTVIGPGLEEFDFSLFKNNPIRNISETFNVQFRWEVFNVANRANFNPPTNPNRQIFTAAGALNGNAGLLNSTSTSSRQMQFAVKFIW